In Alistipes ihumii AP11, a genomic segment contains:
- a CDS encoding DUF1266 domain-containing protein, with product MERGLEFYIMLAAVAVGSLTWLYRKSSKIWTTVRKLRRAFKEICLNPKSTLDDERCRQLAVGAMYASQQGAWQNSLETGIVDVLPEILGDWWGIGSAEEARGQLDYLCEKGFRCCWPTVLEAFNLDDRDRQDALLRRRMATQEDYDKVTSQLENLRETFDELMSCGVVASQEELGRCGVTGWDAGRIVFLARACCEMGYLSEEEAWRYIGRADALAHEACGSWRELAMSYLLGRSLWGGKRAYNSVMKKTADVLLSDPKSPWMRYSW from the coding sequence ATGGAACGGGGACTCGAATTCTATATCATGCTGGCCGCCGTGGCGGTCGGCTCCTTGACGTGGCTCTACCGTAAAAGCAGCAAGATCTGGACAACGGTGCGCAAGCTGCGTCGGGCCTTCAAAGAGATCTGTCTCAATCCGAAATCGACGCTCGATGACGAACGGTGCCGCCAGCTGGCCGTCGGGGCGATGTACGCCTCTCAGCAGGGGGCGTGGCAGAATTCGCTGGAAACGGGAATCGTCGACGTGCTACCCGAAATTCTGGGCGACTGGTGGGGCATCGGCTCCGCCGAGGAGGCTCGCGGGCAGTTGGACTACCTCTGCGAAAAGGGATTCCGTTGCTGCTGGCCCACGGTGCTGGAGGCTTTCAATCTCGACGACCGGGACAGGCAGGATGCCCTGCTCCGGCGGCGGATGGCCACGCAGGAGGATTACGACAAAGTAACTTCGCAACTCGAAAATCTTCGGGAGACCTTCGACGAGCTTATGTCGTGCGGCGTCGTCGCCTCGCAAGAGGAGCTCGGGCGCTGCGGCGTGACGGGCTGGGATGCCGGGCGCATCGTCTTTCTGGCGCGTGCCTGCTGCGAGATGGGCTACCTCTCCGAGGAGGAGGCGTGGCGCTACATCGGCCGGGCCGACGCGTTGGCGCACGAAGCGTGCGGGTCGTGGCGCGAACTGGCGATGAGCTACCTCCTCGGTCGCTCGTTGTGGGGCGGCAAACGGGCTTACAACTCGGTGATGAAGAAGACGGCCGACGTTTTGCTGAGCGACCCGAAGAGCCCGTGGATGCGCTATTCATGGTAA